A single genomic interval of Candidatus Gracilibacteria bacterium harbors:
- the murD gene encoding UDP-N-acetylmuramoyl-L-alanine--D-glutamate ligase: protein MYCIYGKNKVGQAVAKLCEYQNIPYEMIDDSDAVTSFEKYDVIIPSPGIPGMHRIYATGKILAELDFAYQFLPKKFEIVSITGTDGKSTTSWIAYNILQKEFFGKKSVYLSGNFDIPFSATVREILESGEKKGIIVVEMSSFMTYAIRTFQSTYTIFTNLKSDHLNWHRDLQEYIDAKMNLVKHTVKKSILNAQILEFAREKGLNVELPENVRIFAPVIARNEAIQETIGNHNFFAGSPHSVRDDNTQDRTNGEDIIISGRKKYILSETHFTGFHNAMNLLSVGLLANEMRICSKRMKMYFSEITGLSHRLEKIGEKNGIIFVEDSKSTSSQSLEAALGSYGETKNLLLIVGGSDKGDSFGHLAPKFHERVKAMACIGATKEQFIHIAEQENIPYIATDSMLDAVNWLYAGGEKNDVLMISPGCASFGLFRDYLDRANQFREAIKYLP from the coding sequence ATGTACTGTATCTACTGAAAAAATAAAGTTGGGCAAGCGGTAGCGAAGCTCTGTGAGTACCAAAACATCCCGTATGAGATGATCGACGATAGTGATGCTGTTACTTCTTTCGAGAAGTATGATGTCATCATCCCATCGCCAGGAATTCCTGGGATGCACCGAATCTATGCGACAGGCAAGATTCTTGCGGAGCTTGATTTTGCTTATCAGTTTCTCCCGAAGAAGTTCGAGATTGTCTCGATCACGGGAACTGATGGGAAATCTACCACTTCGTGGATTGCTTACAATATACTCCAAAAGGAATTTTTTGGCAAGAAAAGCGTGTATCTTTCCGGGAATTTCGATATCCCTTTTTCAGCAACCGTTCGAGAAATTCTCGAGTCAGGAGAAAAAAAAGGAATTATCGTCGTCGAAATGTCGAGCTTTATGACCTACGCCATACGAACATTCCAGTCTACGTATACAATATTCACGAATCTGAAGTCCGATCATCTGAACTGGCATCGCGACCTCCAGGAATATATCGATGCGAAGATGAATCTCGTGAAACATACTGTGAAAAAATCCATTCTCAATGCACAGATTCTCGAATTTGCTCGTGAAAAATGACTCAATGTTGAGCTTCCAGAAAATGTGAGGATATTTGCCCCTGTCATTGCGAGGAATGAAGCAATCCAGGAAACAATAGGGAATCATAATTTTTTTGCTGGATCGCCACACTCCGTTCGCGATGACAATACACAAGACAGAACTAATGGAGAGGATATCATCATCTCCGGACGAAAAAAATATATACTTTCTGAGACCCACTTCACTGGATTCCATAATGCGATGAATCTCCTCTCGGTAGGGCTTCTCGCGAATGAGATGAGAATCTGCTCGAAGCGGATGAAGATGTATTTTTCCGAGATTACAGGACTCTCACATCGACTCGAGAAAATCGGAGAAAAAAATGGAATTATTTTTGTCGAAGATTCGAAGTCTACTTCGAGTCAGAGTCTCGAGGCGGCACTTGGTTCATACGGCGAAACGAAAAATCTTCTTCTCATTGTCGGTGGTTCAGATAAGTGAGATTCTTTCGGACATCTTGCTCCGAAGTTCCATGAGCGAGTCAAAGCAATGGCTTGTATCGGTGCTACGAAAGAGCAATTTATCCATATTGCTGAGCAAGAAAATATTCCGTATATTGCGACGGATTCCATGCTAGATGCCGTGAATTGGCTCTATGCTTGATGAGAGAAAAATGATGTACTTATGATATCTCCAGGATGCGCGAGTTTTGGACTTTTTCGGGATTATCTGGATCGTGCGAATCAATTCCGAGAGGCTATAAAATACCTCCCATAA
- the murI gene encoding glutamate racemase: protein MILGFFDSGLGGKVVMEAFQKEFPDISMILEMDRENAPYGEKSGDEIRALTKKGVEKLFDKGADVVIIACNTASVHALRWLQREVFPGRHILGVMIPGSEKILELGHKKVGVLATEATVRIRGYKERVHITDNTIHIEEIAAPGLVPLIEQGIIEGEEIDFLLHEYLKHFSPDIESLVLGCTHYPLLEDSVHRAWQNVHNNKPPVIIDPGVESAKKFRGWMERKGLL from the coding sequence ATGATTCTCTGATTTTTCGATTCATGACTCGGTGGAAAGGTGGTGATGGAAGCATTCCAGAAGGAATTTCCAGATATTTCGATGATCCTCGAGATGGACCGCGAGAATGCTCCATACGGAGAAAAAAGCGGAGATGAGATTCGCGCGCTGACGAAAAAGGGAGTAGAAAAACTTTTCGATAAATGAGCTGATGTGGTGATTATTGCTTGCAATACAGCGAGTGTCCACGCACTTCGCTGGCTTCAAAGAGAGGTTTTCCCAGGGAGACATATCCTCGGAGTGATGATACCAGGATCTGAGAAGATTCTCGAACTGGGACACAAGAAAGTGGGAGTTCTCGCGACAGAAGCGACTGTGCGTATTCGTGGCTACAAAGAGCGTGTTCATATCACAGACAATACCATCCATATCGAAGAAATCGCAGCACCAGGGCTTGTTCCGTTGATAGAGCAGGGGATTATTGAGTGAGAAGAGATTGATTTTCTGCTTCATGAATATTTGAAGCATTTTTCTCCGGATATTGAGTCACTCGTGCTCGGATGTACGCACTATCCTCTCCTCGAGGACTCAGTACATCGAGCGTGGCAAAATGTCCACAATAATAAGCCCCCAGTCATTATTGATCCAGGGGTGGAGTCAGCGAAGAAGTTTAGAGGGTGGATGGAGAGGAAGGGGTTATTATAA
- the secD gene encoding protein translocase subunit SecD: protein MKLTLRIGLIVLLTLASGLYLFPWDNYGMSTPSFIKPYKYGLDLHGGVELDYKVDLSLVKEANKNAKTTVNETSVVDSLKTIIDKRVNSLGLAEPTIQTANYGGESHIIVQIPTQDYGNISEEEKQKKSADDIARAKDTIGKVVQLEFREEKKEITEADRAERKTLADNILLELQKSPFATVGAKYRDQYENVGFFIGTGSDLPSEARFDGYESIAQFPHRTGVVTTLTNERYGTGSDGNLTKIGDPGYAVVELYGITSESGSTKKEYSYGVIFVDQRPSEWTPAKTADGKVLNDKYLTRAGISFTQAGKPQVDLIFNDEGKKIFAELTKRLIGKPIAIFVGGQLLTAPTVQSVIPDGRAVITGDYTIASAQELANNITTGIVPAPIYLTSERTIDAKIGQNALHEILIAGLIGLAAIVVFLTIFYHVSGLLAGIALVIYSLILVALIKAFGVVLTLASIAGVILSIGLAIDANILIFERMKEALREGHTLEKSVILGFDKSWTAIWDSHITSFTSAVILYMFGISLIKGFGLMLGLGILLSLFTAMWVSRILILAVGRTGLGKNANLFVGLKK from the coding sequence ATGAAGCTCACTCTCCGTATCGGACTTATCGTTCTTCTGACACTTGCATCAGGACTCTATCTTTTTCCTTGGGATAATTATGGAATGTCTACCCCGAGTTTTATCAAACCATACAAATATGGTCTCGATCTTCATGGTGGTGTGGAGCTCGATTACAAGGTCGATCTTTCCCTCGTGAAGGAGGCGAATAAGAACGCAAAAACGACAGTGAATGAAACGAGTGTTGTCGATTCACTGAAGACTATCATCGATAAGCGTGTAAACAGTCTTGGTCTCGCTGAACCAACGATTCAAACAGCGAATTATGGTGGAGAATCTCATATTATTGTTCAGATTCCGACACAGGATTATGGAAATATTTCTGAAGAAGAAAAACAGAAAAAGAGCGCGGATGATATTGCACGAGCAAAAGACACTATCGGAAAAGTCGTGCAACTCGAGTTCCGCGAGGAGAAAAAAGAAATCACTGAAGCAGATCGTGCAGAACGAAAAACTCTTGCGGACAATATTCTTCTCGAACTTCAGAAAAGTCCATTTGCGACTGTAGGTGCGAAGTATCGTGACCAATATGAGAATGTCGGGTTCTTTATCGGAACAGGTTCTGATCTACCTTCTGAAGCACGATTCGATGGATATGAATCTATTGCCCAATTTCCACATCGTACTGGAGTTGTCACAACTCTCACGAATGAACGATATGGAACTGGTTCTGACGGGAATCTCACAAAAATCGGAGATCCTGGATATGCTGTCGTCGAACTTTATGGCATTACGAGTGAATCTGGAAGTACAAAGAAGGAATATTCTTATGGAGTGATTTTCGTAGATCAGCGTCCAAGTGAGTGGACTCCAGCGAAAACTGCTGATGGAAAAGTACTCAATGATAAATATCTTACTCGTGCTGGTATTTCCTTTACTCAGGCAGGAAAGCCTCAAGTAGATCTCATCTTCAATGATGAAGGAAAGAAAATTTTTGCAGAACTCACAAAACGTCTCATCGGAAAGCCTATTGCTATCTTCGTTGGTGGGCAACTGCTCACAGCTCCAACAGTTCAGTCGGTGATTCCTGATGGACGTGCAGTTATCACTGGTGATTATACGATTGCTTCGGCACAAGAACTCGCGAACAATATCACCACTGGTATCGTTCCAGCTCCGATTTATCTCACTTCTGAGCGAACGATAGATGCAAAAATCGGACAAAATGCACTGCATGAGATTCTTATAGCAGGTCTTATCGGACTGGCTGCAATCGTAGTGTTTCTCACGATTTTCTACCATGTTTCTGGACTTCTTGCTGGCATAGCATTGGTGATATATTCACTCATTCTCGTCGCTCTTATCAAAGCGTTCGGAGTGGTTCTCACTCTTGCTTCTATTGCTGGTGTGATTCTCTCTATTGGTCTTGCTATCGATGCGAATATTCTCATTTTTGAGCGTATGAAGGAAGCTCTTCGTGAAGGTCATACTCTCGAAAAGTCAGTCATTCTTGGTTTCGACAAATCGTGGACAGCTATCTGGGATTCACATATCACATCTTTCACTTCTGCCGTGATTCTCTATATGTTCGGAATTTCCCTCATCAAGGGTTTTGGTCTGATGCTCGGTCTTGGTATCCTCCTCTCACTCTTTACAGCCATGTGGGTGTCTCGTATTCTCATACTTGCAGTTGGTCGTACAGGACTTGGGAAAAATGCAAATCTCTTCGTAGGACTCAAGAAATAG
- a CDS encoding HD domain-containing protein, with the protein MQFINQARSYVLDILRKCEYYPYHNPAHTLGVYERATYLALAENIEGEDFEDLQLACLFHDTGFTEQYNKNEFIGARIARRWLESHGHPEKRIEKIEGLIMATVLFSEPKTHLEKIIQDADLDNIGTKHEFYFSQRLLEEIRTIGRVDISDGAYWQFVYTLLTRYKFHTKTAKKERHEQQIRDIEHMEKFLSMIGVEIPSIESSTMHQV; encoded by the coding sequence ATGCAATTCATCAACCAAGCTCGTTCGTATGTTCTCGATATTCTCCGAAAATGTGAATATTACCCATATCATAATCCTGCTCATACACTCTGAGTCTATGAACGTGCTACATATCTCGCACTTGCAGAAAATATCGAAGGGGAAGATTTCGAAGATCTTCAGCTTGCTTGTCTTTTTCATGACACTGGCTTCACAGAACAATACAACAAAAATGAGTTTATCGGTGCAAGAATTGCTCGTCGTTGGCTCGAATCTCACGGACACCCAGAAAAAAGAATCGAAAAAATCGAAGGTCTTATCATGGCAACGGTTCTCTTCTCTGAACCAAAAACACACCTCGAAAAGATCATCCAAGATGCCGATCTCGACAATATCGGAACAAAACATGAATTTTATTTCTCTCAGCGACTTCTCGAAGAAATCAGGACAATCGGTCGTGTAGATATCTCTGATGGTGCCTACTGGCAATTCGTATACACACTTCTCACTCGCTACAAGTTCCATACCAAGACTGCAAAAAAGGAACGTCATGAACAACAAATTCGAGACATCGAACATATGGAAAAATTCCTTTCTATGATTGGTGTCGAGATTCCATCCATCGAGAGTAGTACTATGCATCAAGTATAG
- a CDS encoding co-chaperone GroES has product MSLSHDMIEKITPLSDRVLLKPVEADKVTASGIILPDSANKERPSLYEVIAVGPGRTDKNGVEIKTDLKKGDRVISGQYSGDDVKIGDTTYKIVAFEYILAKIN; this is encoded by the coding sequence ATGAGCCTCTCTCATGACATGATCGAAAAGATCACCCCACTCTCCGACCGTGTCCTCCTGAAGCCCGTCGAGGCGGACAAGGTAACCGCGTCAGGTATAATCCTTCCTGACTCAGCAAACAAGGAACGCCCATCTCTCTACGAGGTTATCGCTGTTGGCCCAGGTCGCACCGACAAGAATGGTGTCGAAATAAAAACCGACCTCAAGAAGTGAGATCGGGTTATCAGCGGACAATACTCTGGTGATGATGTGAAAATCGGAGATACTACGTATAAGATTGTAGCATTTGAGTATATTTTGGCGAAAATAAACTAG
- the groL gene encoding chaperonin GroEL (60 kDa chaperone family; promotes refolding of misfolded polypeptides especially under stressful conditions; forms two stacked rings of heptamers to form a barrel-shaped 14mer; ends can be capped by GroES; misfolded proteins enter the barrel where they are refolded when GroES binds): protein MFSGMEKVAKTVVATIGPKGRNVIFSKSYGAPQVTNDGVTIAKEIELEDKVENMGADLIKEAASRTNDAAGDGTSTATLLTYAMVKEGLREIRSGINAIELKNGMKKAGSLVVAELANMSKTLNTQEEIEQVATISAQDHEVGKIIADAMEKVGKDGVITVEEGKTFGLEVEVTEGMKFDNGYISPYMITDGEKMEGRINDAAILITDKKISSLKDILGVLESLAQSGKRELVIIADDIDGEALTGIILNKLKGVLTVLGIKAPGFGDRKKEMLRDLAVLTGATLITEETGYKLENASIEHLGHAKAVVSTKDNTTIIGGGGDKHLINARVNEIRNQISITKSDYDKEKLAERVAKLAGGIAVIKVGAASEVEMKEKKLRIEDALNATKAAVDEGIVAGGGVALLKASKVLETAKFSREEKVGADIVARALTYPVRQIADNAGKEGAVVVNEILKNGDAHYGYDAAMDEYKDLVKAGIIDPTKVERSALENSISIAGMFLTTEALIVDAPKKEEPAMPPGGGMGGMGGMGMY, encoded by the coding sequence ATGTTCTCCGGTATGGAGAAAGTTGCGAAAACGGTTGTCGCAACGATCGGACCCAAGGGTCGCAATGTTATTTTCTCGAAATCATACGGTGCACCACAGGTAACCAACGATGGTGTCACGATAGCGAAAGAGATCGAACTCGAAGACAAAGTCGAGAATATGGGTGCTGATCTCATCAAGGAAGCAGCGAGCCGAACGAACGATGCAGCTGGTGACGGAACTTCTACTGCTACCCTTCTCACCTACGCGATGGTGAAGGAAGGACTTCGTGAGATCCGCTCGGGTATCAATGCGATCGAGCTCAAGAACGGTATGAAAAAAGCAGGTTCCCTCGTTGTAGCCGAACTCGCGAATATGAGCAAGACGCTCAATACTCAGGAAGAAATTGAACAAGTAGCCACTATTTCTGCTCAGGATCATGAAGTAGGAAAAATCATTGCTGATGCGATGGAAAAAGTCGGAAAAGATGGTGTCATCACCGTTGAAGAAGGGAAAACTTTCGGTCTCGAAGTCGAAGTGACTGAAGGTATGAAGTTCGATAATGGGTATATCTCTCCGTATATGATCACGGACGGTGAAAAGATGGAAGGACGCATCAATGATGCTGCTATCCTCATCACCGACAAGAAGATCTCAAGTCTCAAGGATATCCTCGGAGTCCTCGAATCCCTCGCGCAGAGTGGAAAACGCGAACTCGTTATCATCGCGGATGATATCGATGGAGAAGCACTCACGGGAATTATCCTCAACAAGCTCAAGGGAGTTCTCACCGTTCTCGGTATCAAGGCTCCAGGTTTTGGTGACAGAAAAAAAGAAATGCTCAGGGATCTCGCTGTTCTCACTGGTGCAACGCTCATCACTGAAGAGACGGGATACAAACTCGAAAATGCGTCTATCGAACACCTCGGTCATGCGAAGGCAGTTGTCTCAACCAAGGACAATACGACCATCATCGGTGGAGGTGGTGACAAGCATCTCATCAATGCTCGTGTGAATGAGATTCGTAACCAGATATCTATCACAAAATCGGACTACGATAAAGAAAAACTCGCAGAACGTGTCGCGAAACTTGCTGGTGGAATCGCGGTAATCAAGGTCGGGGCTGCGAGTGAAGTCGAGATGAAGGAGAAAAAACTCCGTATCGAAGATGCGCTCAATGCTACCAAGGCTGCCGTCGATGAAGGTATTGTCGCTGGTGGTGGAGTCGCACTTCTGAAGGCATCGAAAGTCCTCGAAACTGCGAAATTCTCTCGCGAAGAAAAAGTCGGAGCTGATATCGTCGCTCGCGCACTCACCTATCCAGTTCGCCAGATTGCCGACAATGCTGGAAAAGAAGGTGCTGTCGTCGTAAATGAGATCTTGAAAAATGGTGATGCACACTATGGATATGATGCAGCAATGGATGAATACAAAGATCTCGTGAAGGCAGGTATCATTGATCCAACCAAGGTAGAACGTTCCGCTCTCGAAAATTCTATCTCTATCGCGGGAATGTTCCTCACGACTGAGGCACTCATCGTCGATGCTCCGAAAAAGGAGGAACCAGCAATGCCTCCAGGTGGTGGAATGGGAGGTATGGGCGGAATGGGAATGTACTAA